In the Apteryx mantelli isolate bAptMan1 chromosome 1, bAptMan1.hap1, whole genome shotgun sequence genome, one interval contains:
- the LOC106497227 gene encoding 3 beta-hydroxysteroid dehydrogenase/Delta 5-->4-isomerase-like, with amino-acid sequence MSLAGVSCLVTGAGGFLGQRIVHLLLEEEEALAEIRLLDKAFSNEALRSFGKFQGKTEVKILEGDIRDVTFLHCACQGVSLVIHTASIIDTLGLIEKQLLWEVNVIGTQLLLEACTRCNVQHFIYTSTIEVTGPNCRGDPVFNGDEDTVYESISKSPYAQSKRLAEDSVLKADGQVLKDGGMLLTCALRSMYIFGEGCPFLQGHLDKSLLNKNVYLRFSRKEALVNPVYVGNIAWAHVQAAKALQVPQKAKHIRGQFYYISDDTPHMSYADLNYELTKDLGFGIEPQLPMPLTMLYYFSLLLEIVSFLLRPFVRYIPSTNRHLVTLLNTPFTFSYSKAQKDFGYMPRYTWEEAKQCTSQWIASMVPQRREYLKNKAA; translated from the exons ATGTCACTGGCCGGGGTCAGCTGTCTGGTGACAGGAGCAGGAGGGTTTCTTGGCCAGAGGATTGTCCACTTATTGCTGGAAGAAGAGGAGGCACTGGCTGAGATCCGACTGCTGGACAAAGCTTTTAGCAATGAAGCACTCAGGAGCTTTGGAA AGTTTCAGGGCAAGACGGAGGTGAAAATCCTGGAAGGGGATATCCGAGATGTGACATTCCTGCACTGTGCCTGCCAGGGGGTCTCCCTCGTCATCCACACAGCCTCCATCATTGACACCTTGGGTCTCATAGAGAAGCAGCTGCTCTGGGAAGTCAATGTAATAG GTACTCAGCTACTGCTGGAGGCATGTACCCGTTGTAACGTCCAGCACTTCATATACACCAGTACTATAGAAGTGACAGGCCCAAACTGCAGAGGTGACCCAGTTTTCAATGGTGACGAAGATACAGTTTATGAGAGTATATCAAAATCTCCTTATGCCCAAAGTAAGAGACTGGCAGAGGATTCTGTGCTGAAGGCTGATGGCCAGGTGTTAAAGGATGGTGGCATGCTGCTGACATGTGCCCTGAGATCCATGTACATTTTTGGAGAAGGATGCCCATTTCTTCAGGGTCATCTGGATAAGAGTCTACTGAACAAAAATGTCTACCTGCGCTTCTCCAGGAAGGAGGCTTTGGTGAACCCCGTGTACGTGGGGAACATCGCCTGGGCCCATGTACAGGCAGCCAAAGCCCTGCAGGTCCCGCAGAAGGCCAAGCACATCAGGGGGCAGTTCTACTACATCTCTGATGACACTCCTCATATGAGCTACGCTGATCTAAATTACGAGCTGACTAAGGACCTGGGATTTGGAATTGAGCCCCAGCTCCCCATGCCGCTGACAATGTTGTATTACTTCTCGCTGCTGCTGGAGATAGTGAGCTTCTTGCTCAGGCCCTTTGTCAGATACATCCCCTCTACCAACCGTCACCTGGTCACTCTGCTGAACACCCCATTCACCTTCTCTTACAGCAAAGCACAGAAGGATTTTGGCTACATGCCCCGCTACACATGGGAAGAGGCCAAGCAGTGCACCAGTCAGTGGATTGCCTCCATGGTCCCACAGAGAAGGGAGTACTTGAAAAACAAGGCTGCCTAG
- the ZNF697 gene encoding zinc finger protein 697: MSESEEDSPLGDDPENVEQYETLLEIFEESVFQRSSKEEAYQSQHMLEMHKRDPPGETKDNCIHLEIDFGDLHSILLHEEDAIGDDLYEYSECEVVFSQTSNILQHEISQIGEKPHKCTECNKGFSWHSDLVKHQRTHTGEKPFICSECGENFSVSSHLITHRRTHTGDRPYCCPECGKSFSRNSHLRNHERTHTGERPFECTACGKSFSDFSTLTQHQRTHTGEKPYICSRCGKCFSRSSHLSRHQRIHTGEKSFLCAECGKSFQYKIHLTQHCKLHLG; encoded by the coding sequence ATGAGTGAGAGTGAAGAGGACAGTCCTCTGGGAGATGATCCTGAAAATGTGGAACAATATGAGACATTACTGGAGATATTTGAGGAGAGTGTTTTCCAGAGATCTAGCAAGGAAGAGGCCTACCAGAGCCAGCACATGTTAGAAATGCACAAGAGAGACCCCCCTGGGGAGACAAAGGATAACTGCATTCATCTAGAAATAGATTTTGGAGATCTCCACAGCATCCTTCTCCATGAAGAAGATGCTATAGGGGACGATCTCTATGAGTACAGTGAGTGTGAGGTAGTCTTCAGTCAGACATCAAATATTCTGCAGCATGAAATATCCCAGATAGGAGAGAAACCTCACAAATGTACTGAATGTAACAAAGGCTTCAGCTGGCACTCTGATTTAGTTAAACACCAGAGAACCCACACAGGTGAGAAGCCCTTCATATGCAGTGAGTGTGGGGAAAACTTCAGTGTGAGCTCCCACCTTATCACCCACAGAAGAACACACACAGGAGACAGACCCTACTGTTGTCCTGAATGTGGGAAAAGCTTCAGCCGAAACTCACACCTTAGAAATCACGAGCGAACCCACACTGGCGAAAGGCCCTTTGAATGCACGGCATGTGGAAAAAGCTTCAGTGATTTCTCAACACTCACTCAGCATCAGAGAACCCACACAGGTGAGAAACCCTATATTTGTTCCAGATGTGGAAAGTGCTTCAGCCGGAGCTCTCACCTCAGTAGACACCAGAGAATTCACACAGGAGAAAAATCCTTTctgtgtgctgaatgtgggaagAGCTTCCAATACAAGATTCACCTCACCCAGCACTGTAAACTCCACCTGGGATAG